A genomic segment from Callithrix jacchus isolate 240 chromosome 8, calJac240_pri, whole genome shotgun sequence encodes:
- the LOC144577221 gene encoding golgin subfamily A member 2-like codes for MTPGGQEQIEIFKMEKSQDAMKIEKLKGSLAHLQNLLEVGSPGLLPGLDIIIPARGMETPSHRVPFLNAAKASAQEEQARLCEQLQKQQVCCQHQAQLGASALKEPEAAAAATGTGSESGCGETQRALQGVINKLQRDFMDIVKENLDLKEWVEKLELGFIQLSGERDMIRKPIKRPEGQRAAPNSQHQEKEDVTQEEEGTRVKLLDRLEPVFQLMIDQEPQNPANKPPRSLVLLTRMNFLR; via the exons ATGACCCCAGGTGGCCAGGAGCAG ATTGAAATATTCAAAATGGAGAAAAGTCAAGATGCAATGAAAATCGAGAAGCTGAAGGGGAGCCTTGCCCACCTACAAAACCTTCTGG AGGTGGGTAGCCCTGGGCTCCTCCCAGGTCTGGACATCATCATCCCAGCTCGAGGCATGGAGACCCCCAGTCATAGG GTGCCATTTCTGAACGCTGCTAAAGCCAGTGCCCAGGAGGAGCAGGCACGGCTCTGTGAGCAGCTCCAGAAACAACAGGTGTGCTGCCAGCACCAGGCTCAGCTGGGGGCCTCGGCCCTGAAGGAGCCAGAGGCAGCGGCCGCAGCCACAGGGACTGGGAGTGAGTCTGGGTGTGGGGAGACCCAGCGGGCCCTGCAGGGGGTCATCAACAAGCTGCAG AGAGACTTCATGGACATTGTAAAGGAGAATTTGGACCTGAAGGAGTGGGTGGAAAAACTAGAACTTGGATTTATCCAGCTCTCTGGAGAGAGAGACATGATAA GAAAGCCCATCAAACGACCTGAGGGTCAGAGGGCAGCACCAAACTCCCAGCACCAGGAGAAGGAGGACGTTACCCAAGAGGAGGAGGGAACAAGG GTGAAGCTGCTGGATAGGCTGGAGCCAGTGTTTCAGCTTATGATAGACCAGGAGCCCCAGAACCCTGCTAACAAGCCCCCCAGGAGCTTGGTGCTGCTGACAAGGATG AATTTTTTGAGGTGA
- the LOC100387362 gene encoding golgin subfamily A member 8S — MWPQPHLPPQPHLPPQPHLPPPPTMVMSEENRKMKLASARKKLKEFQQRNSPAAPSRVRRRKKRNNSSRETSASDGCQSPCHSAAGGHKEGPAPCATMKDPESAHQIQIALDSSSVTTSELNNTIDLLPSSRPP, encoded by the exons ATGTGGCCccaaccccacctccctccccaaccccacctccctccccaaccccacctccctcccccacccaccatgGTGATGTCAGAAGAAAATCGCAAGATGAAATTAGCCTCGGCTAGGAAAAAG ttaaaagaatttcaacaaagaaacagCCCTGCTGCTCCATCTCgagtgagaagaagaaagaaaagaaacaacagtaGCCGTGAGACATCCGCTTCTGATGGTTGCCAGTCACCATGCCAT TCAGCAGCAGGTGGTCACAAGGAGGGCCCTGCACCGTGTGCCACCATGAAAGATCCAGAG AGCGCACACCAAATACAAATAGCCCTGGACTCGAGCTCAGTCACAACCAGTGAACTGAATAACACCATCGACTTATTA CCCTCGAGCCGCCCGCCGTGA